In Candidatus Woesearchaeota archaeon, the DNA window TAAGCGGTAAACCTGCAATATATTTACATAAAAATTCAGGCATTCCGTTAATCGGACACAACGCATTCGGGATTATTGACAGAAACAGTTCAATTATTGAATTAAAACCCATAACTGGATGCAATTTAAACTGTATATATTGTTCTGTTGATGAAGGAAAAAATTCAAAAAAAGTTGCAGACTTTATAATTGAAAAAGATTATATGGTTGAAGAAACAGAAAAACTTGTTAAATTTAAAGCTATTGATAACATTGAAATTAATATTGGTCCAAATGGCGAACCATTATTATATGCCGACATTATTCCATTAATCAAAGATTTAAAAAAGATTAAATGTATTGAAAGAATATCCTTGAATACAAATGGCGTAATGCTGACTAAAAGTTTAATTAATGAACTGGCAATAGCGGGTTTAACCCAATTGAATATTTCGATAAATTCATTGGATGCAGTCAATGCTGAAAAGATTGCCGGCGGAAAATATAATAGTGAACATGTTCAAAAGATGGCAGAATATGCTGTTAAAAAATTAGATGTTGTTATTGCACCGGTATGGGTGCCAGAATATAATGATAAAAATATTCCGAATATAATCAAATTTGGTAAAGAAATTGGAGTTAAATACGTTGCAATTCAAAATTTTCTAAATTATAAATTTGGCCGCAATCCTGTTAAACAAAAGCCAATGGATACTTTTTATAAAGAATTAAAAAATTTTGAAACAAAATATCAAACTAATCTAATATTAGACAAGTCAAGTTTTAATGTCAGGGATACGAAAAAGTTGCCAGTGCCTTTCAAGAAAAATGAAGTTATAAAAGTTAAACTTGTATCCCTTGGAAAACTAAACTCTGAAAAGCTCGCAATCGGGCGAGAAAGAATTGTTTCAGTTATCACTGATAAAAAAATTGGTCAAACTTTAAAAGCCAAAATTATAAGGGTTAAACATAACATTATAGTTGCAAAAGAAGTATAAAATAAATTAATAAAAACCCCTACCGCAGCAGCGGGTATTAAACCAATAAAATAATAAATTTAAAAAAATAAAAAATAAAGAATCAGTTTATTCTTCAACAATGACTGTTCCTTGGATTCCTAAAGCGCCGTTAATGTATGGAAATTCTCCGACATCATTGAATACAACTTCCATTGTTTTTCCAGCAGGAACAATTCCACTATATTGACTATAGCCTGTTGCCCCCCTAAATGAAACAGTGTGACCGATTGTATCTTTATTTACCCATGTAACAACTGTACCTAATTTAACTCTTAGTTCTGCAGGTACAAATGCTTTTCTTGTTATGTCTATACTGCTGCTTGATCCTTGCGCTGGTTCTGCCATTACAACAGGTTCTTCTATTGCTGGTTCTTCTACAACTTCTACCTGTTGTTCTTCAACTGGAGTTTGTGTTGTACATCCCGCGATTATCACCAGTAAAGCAACTAAAATCACTAAATGAGATTTCATCTCATATCACCTCAAAGCTTTGTGTTTTATTTGATATCTGAATATAATATTCAGGTATACCTCTTTTTGCTCGCAAAAAGTGGCTAGAAAATGTTTTCATCTTCATGACCTCTTTTTAATATAATTATATACGACTTACTAATATATAAAGGTTTTTATTAAAAATATGGGAGAATTAATTAAAAAAATAAAAAAAGAAAGAAAAAAAGGTTTTTAACCTTATGATGTAGTTAATACTACGCTTGGTTGTTCATTAACTGTGTTAACTTCTACTTCTTTAACACCAACAGCCAAAGCTTTTAAGTCCGCACCACCGTTTTGAGCAACAACTTTTGTAGCTCTCGTGGTATCAACTGCTTCGTAACCAGCAACAAGCATTGCAACTTTACCGGTACTTGCTTCGTAAAGTTTAATCATTGCTCTACCGGCTGAAAAGTCTTTACCACATGGTTCAGGATTACCCATCAATTCAGCAGCTACTGCGTTTGCGCAAGGACCACCAACTACAATTAAGTTTTGAGCTGATACATCTGATACTGCACTAGCTAACTTAGTTGCGCCTACGTTGATTCTGTGGATCACTTGATTCGTGCTTGAACCGCCACTAACTGATGTGGTGGTCGCTCCACCTACTACAAAGAAAGCTCCAAATACTTGATTATCAGGATACTTTACAACAAAATCATTTTGTGTGTCTGTACCTGTGCCTTTTCTATCCATCTCTAAAAACATACCATAGTTTGTCCAAGATTGATACACATTGCTTTCATCTTGTTTTTGGTTCATTGAAGAGTTTCCGCCGTTACCATTTAATGTTGCTGTACCACTTGTAGCCCAATCAATGTTGTTAACTAAATCAATTTTACCATCTGAATTTGCTTCAACTGCAACATAAACAACATCTTTAGAGTTATCTTCATCATCTTCAGAAACTATTGTCAAATGTGGATTTGTAGCAACAATTCGAGTAAATGTTTCATCTTGTAAAGAGACATTTGCTTCAAACTGTGTCCAGAACTCACATCTTGTTAAGTTGTCTATTCTTGCACCATTACCGTTTAAATCTACCCAAATCTTAGCTCCATTTGCATCTGTTGACGCATTAACAGAATAGGTATTACCATCTAAAATTAAATCACCACCTAGACTGCTTCCACTGTAACTTATTGAGTAAGTGTCTCCTGAACCAACATCTCTTAATTTAAGAGTTCCTTCATTATCGCTTCCACT includes these proteins:
- a CDS encoding radical SAM protein produces the protein MKSNLQYETLEFNNLGNGKIRAILLKFFYFDFEVKELGSFDFCIENGAISADINQSKLENKFAKVLTKGISNLTSSLSGKPAIYLHKNSGIPLIGHNAFGIIDRNSSIIELKPITGCNLNCIYCSVDEGKNSKKVADFIIEKDYMVEETEKLVKFKAIDNIEINIGPNGEPLLYADIIPLIKDLKKIKCIERISLNTNGVMLTKSLINELAIAGLTQLNISINSLDAVNAEKIAGGKYNSEHVQKMAEYAVKKLDVVIAPVWVPEYNDKNIPNIIKFGKEIGVKYVAIQNFLNYKFGRNPVKQKPMDTFYKELKNFETKYQTNLILDKSSFNVRDTKKLPVPFKKNEVIKVKLVSLGKLNSEKLAIGRERIVSVITDKKIGQTLKAKIIRVKHNIIVAKEV